Genomic segment of Mycolicibacterium sarraceniae:
GCCTCGGGCGCGGTGCCCCGAACCGCGGCGGCGGCCGCGCGGATCTGCGGAGTCACGAGCATGACCTGCCCCAGCACCCCGTTGACGAAGCCCGGCGAATCATCGGTGGACAACTCCTTGGCCAGCTCGACCGCCTCGTCGACGGCCACCGGCTCGGGAACGTCGTCGGCGTGCAGCAGCTCCCAGACCGCCACCCGCAGGATCGCGCGGTCCACGGCAGGCAAGCGCTCCAGCGTCCAGCCCTGCAAGTGCGAGGTGATCAGCTCGTCCACGTGGGCCGCGTTCGCGGTCACCCCGTTGGCGACGGTGACCGTGTAGGGATTCAACGCTGACACGTCGGGGTTGGCCGCGGCCAGCGCACTGCGCGCCTCGGCCACCTCAGCGGACGTCAGGCCTCGGGCCTCGGCTTCGAAGAGCAGGTCGACGGCGCGTTTGCGGGCCTGGTGCCGACCCTTGTCGGCCTTGCGAT
This window contains:
- the nusB gene encoding transcription antitermination factor NusB codes for the protein MADRKADKGRHQARKRAVDLLFEAEARGLTSAEVAEARSALAAANPDVSALNPYTVTVANGVTANAAHVDELITSHLQGWTLERLPAVDRAILRVAVWELLHADDVPEPVAVDEAVELAKELSTDDSPGFVNGVLGQVMLVTPQIRAAAAAVRGTAPEA